In Heliomicrobium gestii, a single genomic region encodes these proteins:
- a CDS encoding SMODS domain-containing nucleotidyltransferase — translation MNDRLFPQYKQLQDSVALCNVFFDLVDSTRLKQQLGPVEGVALSLRHNQLCAETAEAYQGQVVKHIGDAIYAVFPNPLPALLAALDVKYTILKENLPFQTKIGLSFGLVTPVRTPDADYLGAAVDMAARLASQSAPNQVLLDESTFQIVKSLLKSLDTIIFRFLGIQDLKGLSFTPLYELSHSDLGFVQEQSASSAQPSRFFTQPAAAQPASAQAAPPSSATPSPGNIAGKLLAKLAGNINATPAGPSPTASTGTTGGGSPTGAARRSATIHSVPTAGSAGPGATAAYGANPLGNGVTPVSAATAAAVSTATAGLSPLVQTYLEPVPVADEAFRQFLRRISLNREDVDQVYTMLQNMHYALKDQPALPVRRIRPGGSFMRGTMIRPKKSLDLIVEIAPVDGATPNVTEVLGQIRATLSKMGWNRDVEEQETCLVLGHEDSFRISPVLALVEEEKEAYYLPNGPDTWIPRDPQAPERWMAEAFRRHGPSFLALIRILRAWQRTNCRILRTLHLEMLTDLLLRKVRLEPGPEGLYNWFHYIHQIFSQQRKPFLADPSDPAYFVDGYLMTNAAAFNQFGRLLSHSLQLATEAVNLAQQKQYLLVQNKWRALLGPGFGV, via the coding sequence ATGAACGATCGCCTGTTTCCACAATATAAACAACTGCAAGACTCTGTGGCCCTCTGCAACGTCTTTTTCGATCTTGTCGATTCCACACGGCTCAAGCAGCAGTTGGGGCCCGTTGAAGGCGTAGCCCTCTCCCTCCGCCATAACCAACTCTGCGCCGAGACGGCCGAAGCCTATCAGGGCCAGGTGGTGAAGCACATCGGCGACGCCATTTACGCCGTCTTCCCGAATCCGCTGCCGGCGCTGCTGGCGGCCCTCGATGTGAAATACACCATCCTCAAGGAAAATCTGCCCTTCCAGACGAAAATCGGCCTCTCCTTCGGCCTGGTGACGCCGGTGCGCACCCCTGACGCCGATTACCTGGGGGCCGCCGTCGACATGGCCGCCCGTCTGGCCTCCCAAAGCGCGCCCAATCAGGTGCTGCTCGACGAGTCCACCTTCCAGATCGTCAAATCCCTCTTAAAAAGCCTCGATACGATCATTTTCCGTTTTCTCGGAATCCAGGACCTAAAAGGTCTGTCTTTTACGCCTCTTTATGAACTGTCCCACAGCGACCTGGGCTTTGTCCAGGAACAGAGCGCCTCCTCGGCCCAGCCGTCCCGCTTCTTTACCCAGCCGGCGGCGGCGCAACCGGCGAGCGCTCAGGCCGCCCCCCCTTCCTCCGCCACACCCTCGCCGGGCAACATCGCCGGAAAACTGCTTGCAAAGTTGGCCGGGAATATCAACGCAACCCCGGCGGGCCCTTCCCCCACCGCTTCGACGGGAACCACCGGAGGCGGCTCCCCCACCGGAGCGGCGCGTCGCAGCGCCACGATCCATTCGGTCCCGACCGCCGGCAGTGCCGGTCCCGGCGCTACGGCCGCCTACGGCGCAAATCCTCTGGGGAACGGCGTCACCCCCGTCTCGGCAGCGACGGCCGCCGCTGTTTCTACCGCCACCGCCGGCCTTTCCCCGCTGGTGCAGACCTATCTCGAACCGGTTCCTGTGGCCGATGAGGCCTTCCGGCAGTTTCTGCGCCGAATCAGCTTGAATCGCGAGGATGTCGATCAGGTCTATACGATGCTGCAGAACATGCACTATGCCCTGAAGGATCAGCCTGCTTTGCCGGTGCGGCGGATCCGGCCGGGCGGATCCTTTATGCGCGGAACGATGATCCGCCCGAAAAAGAGCCTGGATCTGATCGTTGAAATCGCGCCGGTCGACGGCGCGACGCCCAATGTGACAGAGGTTCTCGGCCAGATTCGGGCGACCCTGTCGAAGATGGGGTGGAACCGCGATGTGGAAGAACAGGAAACCTGCCTTGTCCTGGGCCATGAGGACAGCTTCCGCATCTCGCCGGTGCTGGCTCTGGTGGAGGAGGAAAAAGAGGCCTATTACCTGCCCAACGGACCCGATACGTGGATTCCCCGCGATCCCCAGGCGCCGGAGCGGTGGATGGCCGAGGCCTTCCGACGGCACGGGCCGAGCTTCCTCGCCCTGATCCGCATCCTGCGGGCCTGGCAGCGCACCAACTGCCGCATCCTGCGGACGTTGCACCTGGAGATGCTCACCGATCTGCTCCTGCGCAAGGTCCGCCTCGAGCCGGGACCGGAAGGGCTATACAACTGGTTTCATTACATCCACCAGATCTTCAGCCAACAGAGAAAACCCTTCCTGGCCGATCCCTCCGACCCCGCCTACTTTGTCGACGGATACCTGATGACCAACGCGGCCGCCTTCAACCAGTTCGGGCGGCTGCTCTCCCACTCGCTCCAGTTGGCCACAGAGGCGGTCAACCTGGCGCAACAAAAGCAATACCTGCTGGTTCAGAACAAGTGGCGGGCGCTCTTGGGGCCCGGATTCGGGGTCTAG
- a CDS encoding DUF192 domain-containing protein: MLTPLYQLAIEPHGAAARLLLPVWVDLADSFWRRLRGLLDETVLPPDRGLLLTPCNQIHTVGMGFSIDALYLDGQGVIVDMDEALPPGRLGRRRSGAWSTLELAAGTASRLALQKGHRLRFTPA, encoded by the coding sequence TTGCTGACACCCCTGTACCAGTTGGCGATCGAACCGCATGGGGCGGCGGCGCGCCTTCTCCTGCCGGTCTGGGTCGACCTGGCCGACAGCTTCTGGCGCCGCCTGCGCGGGCTGCTCGACGAGACCGTCTTGCCGCCGGACCGGGGGTTGCTGCTGACCCCCTGCAACCAGATTCACACCGTCGGCATGGGATTTTCCATCGACGCGCTCTACCTGGACGGGCAAGGCGTGATCGTCGACATGGACGAAGCGTTGCCGCCTGGCCGGTTGGGGCGACGTCGCTCAGGCGCATGGTCGACGTTGGAACTGGCGGCGGGCACAGCGAGCCGGTTGGCGCTCCAGAAGGGCCACAGGCTCCGATTCACTCCGGCGTAG
- the groES gene encoding co-chaperone GroES, whose protein sequence is MNIKPLADRVVLKPIEAEEKTASGIIVPDTAKEKPQQGEVVAVGIGRLLDNGERAALEVAVGDRVIYSKYSGTEVKLDGAEYLILNERDILAKL, encoded by the coding sequence ATGAACATCAAACCTTTGGCTGATCGGGTTGTATTGAAGCCCATCGAAGCGGAAGAAAAAACCGCCAGCGGCATCATCGTGCCGGACACCGCCAAAGAAAAACCCCAGCAAGGCGAAGTCGTGGCTGTGGGCATTGGCCGTCTGCTCGACAACGGCGAGCGGGCCGCTCTGGAAGTGGCTGTCGGCGACCGGGTCATCTACAGCAAATACTCGGGCACCGAAGTCAAACTGGACGGCGCCGAGTACCTGATTCTTAACGAACGCGACATCCTGGCCAAGCTGTAA
- a CDS encoding class I SAM-dependent methyltransferase, giving the protein MDEQEQRRMWAEEEDHWWYRGKRMLIRDQLIDALSTEDQRLCRTGAQAERRLPRILDIGCGSGRTMAELGDLGHIEGVEPCRPAVEQGRRRGFFVHQGSAERLPFVDETFDALLLLDVLEHLDDDGAALAEAFRVLRPGGLLLLTVPAHPWLFSRHDSALGHRRRYSAADLRRLLTSLDGHVERFSYTNFFIFPAAVLLRTAAKGWGSDRRGGGSPLVSAWLDRFYRIEARWLRRFAFPAGLSLYARLRKGSFSKKEG; this is encoded by the coding sequence ATGGACGAACAGGAACAGCGGCGCATGTGGGCGGAGGAGGAAGACCACTGGTGGTACCGCGGCAAACGGATGCTGATCCGCGACCAGTTGATCGATGCCCTGTCCACAGAGGACCAGCGGCTTTGCCGAACGGGCGCTCAAGCGGAACGCCGCCTGCCGCGCATCCTCGACATCGGATGCGGCAGCGGGCGAACGATGGCGGAACTGGGCGATCTCGGTCACATCGAGGGGGTGGAGCCCTGCCGGCCTGCTGTCGAACAAGGGCGCCGCCGCGGATTTTTCGTTCACCAGGGGAGCGCCGAGCGGCTCCCCTTTGTCGATGAGACCTTTGACGCCCTCTTGCTGCTTGACGTCCTGGAACATCTTGACGACGATGGCGCCGCCTTGGCGGAGGCCTTTCGGGTGCTTCGCCCGGGGGGGCTGCTCCTGCTGACCGTGCCCGCTCATCCCTGGCTGTTCAGCCGCCATGACAGCGCCTTGGGCCATCGGCGGCGCTACAGCGCCGCCGATCTCCGGCGACTGCTGACCTCGTTGGACGGGCATGTGGAGCGGTTCTCCTACACGAATTTTTTTATTTTCCCGGCGGCAGTCCTGCTCCGGACCGCCGCGAAGGGTTGGGGGAGCGACCGGCGAGGCGGCGGCAGCCCACTGGTATCGGCATGGCTCGACCGGTTCTACCGCATCGAAGCCCGCTGGCTGCGGCGCTTCGCCTTTCCCGCCGGCCTGTCCCTCTATGCCCGCCTGCGCAAAGGAAGTTTCTCCAAAAAAGAAGGATGA
- the groL gene encoding chaperonin GroEL (60 kDa chaperone family; promotes refolding of misfolded polypeptides especially under stressful conditions; forms two stacked rings of heptamers to form a barrel-shaped 14mer; ends can be capped by GroES; misfolded proteins enter the barrel where they are refolded when GroES binds), which yields MAKMIVFNEEARRSLEKGVNTLAEAVRVTLGPKGRNVVLEKKFGSPLITNDGVTIAKEIELENPIENMGAQLVKEVATKTNDVAGDGTTTATILAQAIIREGMKNVAAGANPMVLKRGIETAVEKAVAEIKAISKPVESKEAIAQVAAISAGDATIGSLIAEAMEKVGKDGVITVEESKGFTTDLEVVEGMNFDRGYISPYMITDPDKMEAVLNEPYILITDKKISSIKEILPVLERVVQSGKQLMIIAEDVEGEALATLVVNKLRGTFTCVAVKAPGFGDRRKAMLEDIAILTGGRVVSEEVGIKLDSATIDMLGRARQVRINKEETILVDGAGSADDIKARIAQIRRQHEESTSEFDKEKLQERLAKLAGGVAVIQVGAATETELKDKKLRIEDALNATRAAVEEGIVPGGGTALVSIQKALDSVEVPAGDQATGVAIIRRSLEEPLRQIANNAGYEGSVVVEKVKSLPIGQGFNAATEVYEDMIGAGIVDPAKVTRSALQNAASIAAMLLTTEAIVADKPEKKEGPAMPPGMGGMGGMDMGM from the coding sequence ATGGCGAAAATGATCGTTTTTAACGAAGAGGCCCGCCGTTCTCTGGAAAAAGGGGTTAACACCCTGGCGGAAGCCGTTCGTGTCACCCTTGGCCCCAAAGGCCGCAACGTCGTTCTGGAGAAGAAATTCGGCTCTCCCCTGATCACCAATGACGGTGTCACCATCGCCAAAGAAATCGAACTGGAAAACCCCATTGAAAACATGGGCGCCCAGCTCGTCAAAGAAGTCGCCACCAAGACCAACGACGTGGCCGGTGACGGCACCACCACCGCCACCATCCTGGCCCAAGCCATCATCCGCGAAGGCATGAAAAACGTCGCTGCCGGCGCCAACCCCATGGTGCTGAAGCGCGGCATCGAAACGGCTGTCGAGAAGGCTGTCGCTGAAATCAAAGCCATCTCCAAGCCTGTCGAAAGCAAAGAAGCCATCGCTCAGGTTGCGGCCATCTCCGCCGGCGACGCCACCATCGGCAGCCTGATCGCCGAAGCCATGGAGAAAGTCGGCAAAGACGGCGTCATCACCGTCGAAGAATCCAAAGGCTTCACCACCGACCTGGAAGTCGTCGAAGGCATGAACTTCGACCGCGGCTACATCTCCCCCTACATGATCACCGACCCCGACAAGATGGAGGCCGTCCTCAACGAGCCCTACATCCTGATCACCGATAAAAAGATCTCCTCCATCAAAGAGATCCTGCCCGTCCTCGAACGTGTCGTTCAAAGCGGCAAGCAGCTGATGATCATCGCCGAAGACGTGGAAGGCGAAGCCCTGGCCACCCTGGTCGTCAACAAACTGCGCGGCACCTTCACCTGTGTCGCCGTCAAAGCCCCCGGCTTCGGCGACCGCCGCAAAGCCATGCTGGAAGACATCGCCATCCTCACCGGCGGCCGCGTTGTTTCTGAAGAAGTCGGCATCAAGCTGGACAGCGCCACCATCGACATGCTGGGCCGCGCCCGTCAGGTCCGCATCAACAAGGAAGAAACCATCCTTGTTGACGGCGCCGGCAGCGCCGACGACATCAAAGCCCGCATCGCCCAGATCCGCCGTCAACATGAAGAGTCCACTTCCGAGTTCGACAAGGAAAAACTGCAAGAGCGCCTGGCCAAACTGGCTGGCGGCGTTGCCGTCATCCAAGTCGGCGCCGCGACCGAGACGGAACTGAAAGACAAGAAGCTGCGCATCGAAGACGCCCTGAACGCCACCCGCGCGGCCGTTGAAGAGGGCATCGTCCCTGGCGGCGGCACCGCTCTGGTCAGCATTCAGAAAGCCCTCGACAGCGTGGAAGTTCCCGCCGGCGACCAAGCGACCGGTGTGGCTATCATCCGCCGCTCCCTGGAAGAACCCCTCCGTCAAATCGCCAACAATGCCGGGTACGAAGGCTCCGTCGTTGTCGAGAAGGTCAAGTCCCTGCCCATCGGCCAAGGCTTCAACGCCGCCACCGAGGTGTATGAAGACATGATCGGCGCCGGCATCGTCGACCCCGCTAAAGTCACCCGTTCGGCCCTGCAAAACGCCGCTTCCATCGCCGCCATGCTGCTGACGACGGAAGCCATCGTCGCCGACAAGCCCGAGAAAAAAGAAGGCCCTGCGATGCCCCCCGGAATGGGCGGCATGGGCGGTATGGACATGGGGATGTAA